Proteins encoded by one window of Companilactobacillus ginsenosidimutans:
- a CDS encoding RsmF rRNA methyltransferase first C-terminal domain-containing protein, giving the protein MNVELSTDFKDKYSELLGDRADKLFEAIESTSENSFRLNPLKPDFRNVSVSLDRPIPYSKIGYYGDIDGNSIDHISGYLYSQEPSAMYVSELLNPTKSDVVLDLCAAPGSKTTYLANIMCSKGLLVSNEINYKRAKVLSSNIERMGITNTIVTNNSPKDMEKTFEGYFDKILVDAPCSGEGMFRKDPESVKYWSQDYVEQCANRQKHILESAYKMLKPGGTLVYSTCTFSPEENEQNIDFFLNSHPDISLQNVEKYPGMENGMPAWGNNNPELTKALRMFPDQFNGEGHFMCKLEKSGTPSEIRVKPINSGVKKEDSKLIDKFSDENLTYTPHTNLLKINDFLFQAASLDNKFKKLHVLRNGLKLGEFKKNRLEPDIAMILAAKPDDLKGIYELDDSEYKKYLHGETVMVADQPSFSNKWIGVSFQGKLFSWGRYSNKQIKNVYPKGLRR; this is encoded by the coding sequence ATGAATGTCGAACTAAGTACAGACTTTAAAGACAAATATTCTGAATTATTGGGTGATCGAGCAGACAAGCTTTTCGAAGCAATTGAATCAACCAGTGAGAATTCGTTCAGACTTAATCCACTTAAACCTGATTTTCGAAACGTTTCAGTGAGCCTTGATCGTCCAATTCCATATTCGAAAATTGGATACTATGGAGATATTGATGGCAATAGTATTGACCATATTTCTGGTTACTTATACAGTCAAGAACCAAGTGCAATGTATGTTTCCGAGTTGTTGAATCCAACGAAATCAGATGTTGTATTGGATCTTTGTGCGGCACCGGGTAGTAAAACAACTTATTTAGCCAATATAATGTGCTCTAAGGGACTTTTAGTCAGTAATGAAATAAATTATAAGCGTGCCAAGGTTCTGTCCTCTAATATCGAAAGAATGGGTATTACAAATACTATCGTTACTAATAATTCACCAAAAGATATGGAAAAAACCTTTGAAGGATATTTTGACAAAATATTAGTCGATGCACCATGTTCTGGTGAAGGCATGTTTAGAAAGGATCCGGAATCAGTTAAATATTGGTCTCAAGATTATGTGGAGCAGTGTGCTAATCGTCAAAAGCATATTTTGGAGTCAGCTTACAAGATGCTTAAACCAGGGGGGACATTAGTTTATTCCACTTGCACTTTTTCGCCTGAAGAAAATGAGCAAAATATTGATTTCTTTCTTAATTCCCATCCTGATATTTCCTTGCAAAATGTCGAAAAATATCCTGGTATGGAAAATGGAATGCCAGCATGGGGTAATAACAATCCCGAATTAACTAAGGCGTTGCGCATGTTTCCTGATCAGTTCAATGGTGAAGGGCACTTTATGTGTAAACTTGAGAAATCAGGTACACCATCAGAGATCCGCGTGAAACCAATCAATTCTGGTGTTAAAAAAGAAGATAGCAAACTAATAGATAAGTTCTCAGATGAAAACTTGACCTACACTCCTCATACAAATTTATTAAAGATAAATGATTTTCTCTTTCAAGCAGCATCATTGGATAATAAATTCAAAAAGTTACATGTTTTGAGAAATGGCTTAAAATTAGGAGAATTCAAAAAAAATAGACTTGAGCCAGATATCGCCATGATATTAGCTGCCAAGCCTGATGATTTAAAGGGTATTTATGAATTAGATGATTCTGAATACAAAAAGTATTTACATGGTGAGACCGTCATGGTTGCCGATCAACCAAGTTTTTCAAATAAATGGATTGGCGTCAGTTTCCAAGGAAAATTATTCAGCTGGGGAAGATACAGCAATAAGCAAATAAAAAACGTCTATCCAAAAGGATTAAGACGTTAA
- a CDS encoding LBP_cg2779 family protein — MDKTNISEAIIQYEKDKNMNDTQFAFESHLSVERVHNLKSGEYEASPDEIKTVLEYIKLHS; from the coding sequence ATGGATAAAACTAATATTTCAGAAGCTATTATTCAATACGAAAAAGACAAGAATATGAATGACACACAGTTTGCATTTGAAAGTCACCTTTCGGTCGAACGAGTTCATAACCTCAAGTCTGGTGAATATGAAGCTTCACCTGATGAAATAAAAACAGTACTTGAATACATTAAATTGCACAGTTAA
- a CDS encoding PD-(D/E)XK nuclease family protein, protein MTLNFILGKNQFDHHAKMMELFEKDFKNDKNGEFFFIVPNHIKFESEIRTLTDFGKIQGDDELVASSKVQCFSLSRLAWYFLRGTDVFNIETLTDTKSAMIIRRIISQHKSELKILAGMADKSGFIEQLRGQFTEFQNGKVAPEDVDEVIKKNNNDIFAGKIEELNLIYKNYSEEISKFATNSFKLDALAEFFDQKINTSHYYFYIEGFSTFTAAELNVVQSILLNCGGINISLSLDKPLTKPLEKTDFYARPAGTFTQLSNIAHDNQISFHSILADRPRVSDDIAVLENYWIQSSGNDAIQPSKLNSRNSVQIWKSTNKQAEVSAVSTYIRQLVANQGYRYKDFLILARDLNQYSSFIEAFMDENEIPYFVDLQRKMSDHPFKKLVDLLFDLRNHGLRSEDAIALLRTELLIPEKYQDRDISEFRSAVDLLENYVLANGVTRKRWLGNDFESDAALDPETDSTIINNYQLINEMKNYIKDIYLTLDEYFKNDQKAIDAASFLYNFMDSRGVFNVLSKWQVRAVEQNDLTSADQPQQVVDKFNTILDEYVSVFGNEIFNSQDFIEILDSAFESAEYSQIPSTLDAVNISEIGMVQPNNRKITLILGATVNNMPGTSVSTSIIADNERELISDNLESGKYLNASDEVMNNSEPYLHDLTFTTPSQRLIFTYPNYTEDNKQQEISSYVSRIENNFDIEEQDILLNPTPNENRENEVLRYIGSPESSLNYIIRVSRAALDNKDKLSNQWKYIRSKLLTDDNEQATKVLNSLEYKNIPMDLKPETVEKLYGDNINVSISRLETFYQNEYEYFLKYGLKLQPRKVFEVTPAQTGSLYHAVLDGLVKMLNNQGVDIRNLNDQQLTDFVHDIFQQQIKLPENKIFLSSDRMGFISKKAEQTLLQLVKAIKQQLSRNKFVPRATEVAFGKMNNTKQDLPGLSYQIAGNHTINVRGKIDRIDEMSIDNTDYLAVIDYKSSARSFDFDNFLAGLTMQMPTYLENLVSNKNMFSSNNDVKIAGAFYAHISNPKIQLKKGINVEQELLKKFKLDGLIVDDDELLENLDSLMGRTSLILPIGQTKSKGISINSKSALSQEDLARILNYNQHLIKQAGEKIYSGKLQINPFRDSNNRTGLQFSDYKSILQFDAMLPENEYHEIINHGRNAKKEVLKRIQLILEDGNRNA, encoded by the coding sequence ATGACACTTAATTTTATTTTAGGTAAAAACCAATTTGATCATCATGCAAAAATGATGGAATTATTTGAAAAAGACTTCAAAAATGATAAAAATGGAGAATTCTTTTTTATTGTTCCTAACCACATCAAATTTGAATCTGAAATCAGAACTCTGACCGATTTTGGAAAAATTCAAGGTGACGATGAGCTAGTAGCAAGTAGTAAAGTTCAATGTTTTTCATTGTCACGTTTGGCCTGGTATTTTTTACGTGGCACAGATGTCTTCAATATTGAAACTCTCACAGATACAAAATCAGCGATGATTATTCGTCGTATTATTTCTCAACATAAATCTGAATTGAAGATTCTAGCTGGAATGGCTGACAAATCAGGATTTATTGAACAGCTACGAGGTCAATTTACTGAATTTCAAAATGGTAAAGTTGCCCCTGAAGATGTCGATGAAGTAATCAAAAAGAATAATAATGATATTTTTGCAGGCAAAATTGAAGAATTGAACTTGATTTATAAAAATTATTCAGAGGAAATTTCTAAATTTGCTACAAACAGTTTTAAGCTAGATGCCTTGGCAGAATTTTTTGATCAAAAAATCAACACTTCACACTATTATTTCTACATTGAAGGATTTTCAACTTTTACCGCTGCAGAATTAAATGTCGTTCAATCTATTCTATTGAATTGTGGTGGGATAAATATTTCCTTATCACTCGATAAACCACTAACTAAACCGCTGGAAAAAACAGATTTTTACGCAAGACCAGCAGGAACATTCACGCAGTTATCAAATATTGCTCACGATAATCAAATTTCATTTCACAGCATATTAGCAGATAGACCACGTGTTTCTGACGATATTGCTGTCCTAGAAAATTATTGGATTCAGTCAAGTGGAAATGATGCAATTCAACCAAGTAAATTGAATTCAAGAAATTCAGTTCAAATTTGGAAGAGTACCAACAAACAAGCAGAAGTATCAGCTGTAAGCACCTATATTCGCCAATTGGTTGCCAATCAAGGTTATCGTTATAAAGATTTTCTTATTCTTGCTCGAGATTTAAATCAATATAGTTCCTTCATCGAAGCATTTATGGACGAAAATGAAATTCCATATTTTGTTGATCTACAACGGAAGATGTCTGACCATCCGTTTAAAAAGTTGGTTGATCTTCTTTTTGATCTTCGAAATCATGGATTGAGAAGTGAAGATGCAATTGCCTTGCTCAGGACAGAATTGTTGATACCAGAAAAATATCAAGACAGAGATATTTCAGAATTCCGTTCTGCAGTGGATTTATTGGAAAACTATGTACTGGCAAACGGAGTAACACGCAAACGATGGCTAGGGAACGACTTCGAAAGTGATGCTGCACTTGATCCGGAAACCGACAGTACTATCATAAATAATTATCAACTGATAAACGAGATGAAAAACTACATCAAAGATATCTATTTAACTTTGGATGAATATTTTAAAAATGATCAAAAGGCAATTGATGCTGCCAGCTTTTTGTATAATTTTATGGACTCTAGGGGAGTATTCAATGTTCTATCAAAGTGGCAAGTACGTGCTGTTGAACAAAATGATTTAACAAGTGCTGATCAACCTCAACAGGTGGTTGATAAATTTAATACGATTCTTGATGAATATGTGAGTGTATTTGGTAATGAGATATTTAATAGTCAAGATTTTATCGAAATTTTGGATTCTGCATTTGAGAGTGCAGAATATTCTCAAATTCCATCAACCCTTGATGCAGTTAATATTTCTGAAATTGGAATGGTTCAACCAAATAACAGAAAAATCACTTTGATTTTGGGTGCTACGGTTAATAACATGCCTGGTACATCAGTTTCTACTAGTATTATTGCTGACAACGAACGTGAGTTAATTTCTGATAATTTGGAAAGCGGAAAATATTTGAACGCCTCAGACGAAGTGATGAATAATTCTGAACCATACTTGCATGACCTGACGTTCACGACCCCATCACAGCGCTTGATTTTCACTTATCCAAATTACACTGAAGACAATAAACAACAAGAAATTTCCAGTTATGTTAGTCGAATAGAAAATAATTTTGATATTGAAGAACAAGATATTCTCCTGAATCCAACACCAAATGAAAATAGGGAAAATGAGGTTCTTCGTTATATTGGTTCACCCGAATCAAGTTTGAATTACATTATTCGAGTGTCTCGTGCTGCCCTTGATAACAAAGATAAACTTTCAAATCAGTGGAAGTACATCAGATCAAAATTACTAACCGACGATAATGAACAAGCTACAAAAGTTTTAAACTCTTTGGAATATAAAAATATTCCGATGGATTTAAAACCTGAGACCGTTGAAAAATTATACGGTGATAATATCAACGTTTCTATTTCAAGATTGGAAACTTTTTATCAAAACGAATACGAGTATTTCTTAAAGTACGGCTTGAAGTTACAGCCACGAAAGGTATTTGAAGTCACACCTGCACAAACGGGATCACTTTATCATGCAGTGTTAGATGGCTTAGTCAAAATGTTGAATAATCAAGGTGTTGATATTCGCAATTTAAATGATCAGCAGTTGACTGACTTCGTTCATGATATTTTCCAGCAACAAATAAAACTTCCTGAGAATAAAATCTTTTTATCTTCGGATCGGATGGGCTTTATTTCGAAGAAAGCTGAACAAACTCTTTTACAATTAGTGAAGGCTATTAAACAACAACTCTCGCGTAATAAATTTGTACCCAGAGCGACAGAAGTTGCCTTTGGGAAAATGAATAATACCAAACAAGACTTGCCCGGACTTTCTTATCAAATTGCTGGAAATCACACGATTAATGTTCGTGGAAAGATTGATCGTATCGATGAAATGTCGATTGATAATACAGACTATTTAGCTGTTATCGATTATAAATCGAGTGCAAGATCATTTGACTTCGACAACTTCTTAGCCGGTCTAACTATGCAAATGCCAACATATTTGGAAAACCTTGTTTCCAATAAAAATATGTTTTCTTCAAATAACGATGTGAAAATTGCTGGTGCCTTTTATGCCCATATTTCTAATCCCAAGATTCAACTCAAAAAGGGCATCAACGTTGAGCAAGAATTACTTAAAAAATTTAAACTTGACGGATTAATAGTTGATGATGACGAGTTACTGGAAAACCTTGATAGTTTGATGGGTAGGACTTCTTTGATATTGCCAATAGGACAAACTAAATCAAAGGGAATATCAATCAATTCTAAGAGCGCTTTGAGCCAAGAAGATTTAGCCAGAATTTTAAACTATAATCAGCATTTAATTAAACAAGCTGGTGAGAAAATTTATTCTGGAAAACTTCAAATAAATCCATTTAGGGATAGCAATAATCGAACAGGATTACAATTTAGTGACTATAAATCAATACTTCAATTTGATGCAATGCTACCTGAAAATGAGTATCACGAAATCATAAATCATGGTCGCAATGCTAAAAAAGAAGTCTTGAAACGAATTCAATTGATTTTAGAGGATGGTAATAGAAATGCCTGA
- the mvk gene encoding mevalonate kinase, whose translation MITGIGKSHGKMIMMGEHAVVYGYPAIALPLVSIPAIVRIKESKEKTLSSNYFVGKISELPESLSGVKYLIDVLDNEMNQHKINYSISIDSGLPIERGLGSSAAIGAAITKAFFDFFKRPLNESKLLEHINKSETVTHGKASGLDAQTVISDFPIKFSKGNSAEHFSFKSDGFIVIADSGIKGKTKQTVGDVRKMYDSDKDTVGQELKDLGTHTDVAVTALKTNNLKRLGEVFTDANSILSKLNLSVPKVDQLIDAANSAGSLGSKITGGGRGGCIICVARNLTSAQMIQKALLKNGAEQTWIQPLAIYENEETDID comes from the coding sequence GTGATTACAGGTATTGGGAAAAGTCATGGGAAAATGATAATGATGGGCGAACATGCTGTAGTGTATGGTTATCCAGCAATTGCACTGCCCCTTGTTAGTATTCCAGCAATCGTTAGGATTAAGGAAAGTAAAGAAAAAACACTTTCATCCAATTATTTCGTTGGTAAGATTTCTGAATTACCAGAATCGTTGTCAGGCGTTAAGTACTTGATCGACGTTCTAGACAATGAAATGAACCAACACAAGATCAATTATTCTATCTCTATAGATAGTGGATTACCCATTGAAAGAGGCTTAGGATCATCAGCTGCCATCGGCGCGGCGATAACAAAAGCATTCTTCGATTTTTTTAAACGTCCACTTAATGAATCTAAGTTATTAGAACATATCAACAAATCAGAAACTGTAACACATGGAAAAGCCAGTGGTTTGGATGCACAAACGGTAATTTCCGACTTCCCTATTAAATTTAGTAAGGGAAATTCAGCAGAACACTTTTCATTCAAATCTGACGGATTTATTGTAATTGCTGATTCGGGTATAAAGGGAAAAACAAAGCAAACCGTTGGTGACGTGAGAAAAATGTATGATTCAGACAAAGATACCGTTGGCCAAGAATTAAAAGATTTGGGTACACACACAGATGTAGCCGTCACCGCACTAAAAACTAACAATCTCAAAAGACTTGGTGAAGTCTTTACAGACGCAAATAGTATTTTAAGCAAGTTAAATCTATCTGTTCCCAAAGTCGATCAACTCATTGACGCGGCTAATAGTGCAGGATCACTTGGTAGTAAAATTACTGGTGGCGGACGTGGTGGCTGTATTATTTGTGTGGCAAGAAACTTGACTAGTGCTCAAATGATCCAAAAAGCACTTTTAAAAAATGGTGCCGAACAAACATGGATTCAACCACTAGCTATTTATGAAAACGAGGAGACTGATATTGACTAA
- a CDS encoding phosphomevalonate kinase produces the protein MSTGKAPGKLYLAGEYAVVETGFPAVIASVNQYVTVTVTEAKDSGTIQSKNLNKELIHWNRQGTELVFDDTESQLAYILTAIKFVERYALEKHKKLAYYDLHVTSELDSRDGKKFGLGSSAAVTVAVVKALGSFYDLDLSKMDVYKLSSIAHLSVQGNGSLGDIAASAFGGIIAYKSPDRNWVFNMVRNHSLGKLLKLDWPNLKIEPLKLPKELEMVVGWTGSPASTSILVDRIALTKAQKVEKYQHFLKSSRKSVEKLIDGFKDSDADKIKAMISNNRQLLTDLAKFSNVHIETKLLTKLCDIAEKLGGAAKTSGAGGGDCGIVIGDKNVNVDNLKKEWKKVGITPLKLKIGDIIDHA, from the coding sequence TTGTCCACTGGAAAAGCACCTGGAAAACTATACTTAGCAGGAGAATATGCAGTCGTTGAGACTGGCTTCCCTGCCGTGATTGCATCTGTAAATCAATACGTAACAGTAACTGTCACAGAGGCAAAAGATAGCGGGACTATTCAATCAAAAAACTTAAATAAAGAATTAATTCACTGGAACCGTCAAGGAACAGAATTAGTCTTCGATGATACAGAAAGCCAATTAGCCTATATATTAACTGCTATCAAGTTTGTTGAACGATACGCATTAGAAAAACATAAAAAACTTGCCTACTACGATTTACACGTTACAAGTGAGCTTGATTCAAGGGATGGTAAAAAATTTGGTCTAGGTAGCTCAGCAGCTGTTACTGTAGCAGTTGTTAAAGCACTAGGCTCCTTTTATGACCTTGATTTGTCAAAAATGGATGTCTACAAGCTATCTTCCATTGCCCATTTATCTGTTCAAGGAAATGGTAGTCTTGGCGATATTGCTGCCAGCGCTTTTGGTGGAATCATTGCCTACAAATCACCAGATCGTAACTGGGTTTTCAATATGGTTAGAAACCATAGTTTGGGTAAGCTTCTCAAACTCGACTGGCCTAATCTAAAAATCGAACCACTAAAATTACCTAAAGAACTTGAAATGGTCGTTGGTTGGACAGGATCACCTGCATCAACTTCTATTCTTGTCGACAGAATTGCATTGACTAAGGCTCAAAAAGTTGAAAAGTACCAACATTTTCTTAAATCAAGTCGTAAGAGTGTTGAAAAACTTATTGACGGATTTAAAGATAGTGATGCTGACAAAATTAAAGCTATGATTAGTAATAATCGTCAGTTACTTACTGATTTAGCTAAGTTTAGTAATGTCCACATTGAAACGAAACTACTTACGAAGCTTTGTGATATCGCCGAAAAACTCGGTGGAGCGGCCAAAACATCAGGAGCTGGTGGTGGTGATTGTGGAATCGTCATTGGCGATAAAAATGTTAATGTTGATAACCTTAAAAAAGAATGGAAAAAAGTGGGAATCACTCCTCTTAAACTAAAAATTGGAGATATTATAGACCATGCCTAA
- a CDS encoding helix-turn-helix domain-containing protein, with the protein MFIGSKFKSTRIKLNMNQSDLSKGICTQAVISKLENQNTPPSIDILIQLCQRLQLTLNDVYSEFSKLPSKNLISDKIDEMDQKIQSKDFSSITEIISSIDQDNLSGEQIAHLHFQLGKVAALNHNFDEAIFQYNYSLQVINNRTIVFWKFLSYIGLANIYESKQAHDKVAYYYQLAYKYINEIDSKQDILYFYFLEAINSLAQFYFNEKNFDKCSALIQIGLKPHNGYLSAKFTDNLYYLSASTALQNPEADKTTLSHDLTMAIAFADYNKNQFLLDKINQLMQQYNIRELKIKP; encoded by the coding sequence ATGTTTATTGGCTCAAAATTTAAAAGTACAAGAATAAAATTAAATATGAATCAATCTGATTTATCAAAGGGTATTTGCACGCAGGCGGTAATAAGTAAACTGGAAAATCAGAATACCCCACCATCAATCGATATCCTTATACAACTTTGTCAGAGATTACAATTAACTCTAAACGATGTTTATTCAGAATTTTCAAAGTTACCTTCTAAAAACCTTATTTCTGACAAAATTGATGAAATGGATCAAAAAATTCAGTCAAAAGATTTTTCCTCGATTACTGAAATCATTAGTTCGATTGATCAAGATAATCTCAGCGGTGAACAAATTGCTCACCTACACTTTCAGTTGGGCAAAGTAGCGGCATTGAATCACAATTTCGATGAAGCGATTTTCCAGTATAATTACTCACTTCAAGTAATTAATAACCGAACCATTGTTTTTTGGAAGTTCTTATCATATATTGGACTTGCTAATATTTATGAATCTAAACAAGCTCATGATAAAGTCGCATATTATTATCAACTGGCGTATAAATACATCAATGAAATTGATTCAAAGCAAGATATTCTATACTTTTATTTTCTTGAGGCGATAAACTCTTTGGCGCAGTTCTACTTTAATGAGAAGAATTTTGATAAATGTTCAGCTCTGATTCAAATTGGTTTGAAACCACATAACGGCTATTTATCCGCTAAATTTACTGATAATCTCTACTATTTATCCGCTAGCACAGCCTTACAAAATCCAGAGGCAGATAAAACAACACTTAGTCACGATTTGACTATGGCAATTGCTTTTGCGGACTATAATAAGAATCAATTTTTGCTAGATAAAATTAATCAGCTAATGCAGCAATACAATATCCGTGAATTAAAAATCAAACCATAA
- the mvaD gene encoding diphosphomevalonate decarboxylase, with translation MTKTARAYTNIALIKYWGKKNKKLKLPYTNSLSLTLDKFYTDTKSSVIDNDEDIVSLNGEILDFKKSLRIKRYLDVVRKMYDFDEHLKIESVNHVPLSAGFASSASGFAALAASINSTMKLNLTNRQISTLARNGSGSASRSIYGGFVEWHAGNDNDSSYSEPIDENPKTDIVLLSVVISEAEKTISSTNGMELSVNTSPFYTNWSTLVASEIIEIKQAIAQNDLQKIGEISEHNALSMHALTLSANPPFTYFAPETIKIIQIVKALRQKGILAYVTIDAGPNVKIICSNESVNKVKNYINEQLPKVSTFEAHIGKGIQYI, from the coding sequence TTGACTAAGACTGCAAGAGCATATACAAACATTGCATTAATCAAGTATTGGGGTAAGAAAAACAAAAAGTTAAAACTCCCCTATACAAATAGTCTTTCTCTGACATTAGATAAGTTTTATACCGACACAAAAAGTTCTGTGATTGATAATGATGAGGATATTGTGTCGCTAAACGGTGAAATACTGGACTTTAAGAAAAGTTTAAGGATAAAACGATACCTTGATGTAGTCAGGAAAATGTACGATTTCGATGAACATCTAAAAATCGAGTCTGTAAATCATGTACCTTTGTCAGCTGGATTCGCCTCTTCTGCTTCAGGATTTGCTGCTTTAGCTGCATCAATAAATTCAACTATGAAACTTAATCTTACCAACCGACAGATTTCAACGCTTGCTAGGAATGGCTCTGGTTCCGCTTCACGATCCATTTATGGTGGTTTTGTTGAATGGCATGCTGGAAATGACAATGACAGTTCATACTCTGAACCTATTGATGAAAATCCTAAAACTGATATTGTTTTGCTCTCAGTTGTGATTTCTGAAGCTGAAAAAACTATCTCTTCAACAAACGGCATGGAATTATCAGTAAATACTTCCCCTTTTTATACAAATTGGAGTACACTAGTGGCTTCAGAGATAATCGAAATTAAGCAAGCAATTGCTCAAAATGATTTGCAAAAAATTGGTGAGATCTCTGAGCATAATGCTCTGTCCATGCATGCATTAACGCTCTCAGCTAATCCGCCATTCACATATTTCGCACCAGAAACAATCAAAATCATTCAGATAGTAAAGGCATTACGTCAAAAGGGAATTTTGGCATATGTCACCATAGATGCCGGTCCAAATGTTAAAATAATTTGTAGTAATGAATCTGTTAATAAAGTTAAAAATTATATTAATGAACAATTACCAAAGGTCTCCACATTTGAAGCACATATTGGAAAAGGTATACAATACATCTGA
- the fni gene encoding type 2 isopentenyl-diphosphate Delta-isomerase: MPKQDEQIQRKVEHLFLAEKYFSDESYTGFDQVRLIHDALPELKTSEIDLSTDFFGYKADFPFYFNAITGGSEQSKKFNSELAILAHEFNIPVSSGSMGVYFRLPQTKSSFTVLREKNPDGFVFANVSGKANLEQAQAAVDLVSANALQIHLNVIQELAMPEGDRDFNWSDNIKQIVAGLSVPVVVKEVGFGISKDTLEKISNLGVKNVDISGFGGTDFAEIESARNHDLDLTNLDLTSLSTVESLIESKAVQSKLNIFASGGIRSAFDVVKSLRMGAHAVGISGLALHHLQKYSLDETRIFFETMALEIKIIMAAIGAKNISEIQKAPVVFDTDLINYAKQRNINLTS; encoded by the coding sequence ATGCCTAAACAGGATGAACAAATTCAACGTAAGGTTGAGCATCTATTTCTAGCAGAAAAATATTTCTCAGATGAATCTTACACGGGCTTTGACCAAGTAAGACTTATTCACGATGCCCTACCCGAGTTGAAAACATCCGAGATAGACCTATCTACAGATTTCTTTGGTTATAAAGCTGACTTTCCATTTTATTTCAACGCTATTACCGGTGGTTCTGAACAGTCAAAGAAATTCAATTCAGAATTGGCGATCCTTGCACACGAATTTAATATTCCTGTTTCTAGTGGATCTATGGGCGTATACTTTCGCCTCCCACAAACCAAGTCTAGTTTCACAGTTTTGAGAGAAAAAAATCCAGATGGATTTGTTTTTGCTAATGTTTCAGGAAAAGCAAACTTAGAGCAGGCACAAGCTGCAGTGGATTTGGTTTCAGCTAATGCATTGCAAATCCATTTGAATGTTATTCAAGAACTAGCAATGCCAGAAGGTGACAGAGACTTTAACTGGTCAGATAATATTAAACAAATAGTTGCTGGATTATCTGTACCCGTTGTTGTAAAGGAAGTTGGATTTGGTATTTCAAAGGACACGCTAGAAAAAATATCAAACTTAGGTGTTAAAAATGTTGATATATCAGGTTTTGGTGGAACTGATTTTGCTGAGATTGAAAGTGCCAGAAATCATGATTTAGATTTAACAAACCTTGATTTAACCTCACTTTCTACGGTTGAGTCTTTAATCGAAAGCAAAGCTGTTCAATCCAAATTAAATATTTTTGCTTCAGGCGGTATCCGGTCTGCATTTGACGTTGTAAAATCACTTCGAATGGGTGCACACGCAGTGGGTATCTCAGGATTAGCACTTCATCATTTACAAAAGTACTCTTTGGATGAAACTAGAATATTTTTTGAAACAATGGCACTTGAAATCAAAATCATCATGGCCGCAATTGGTGCAAAAAATATTTCAGAGATTCAAAAAGCCCCTGTCGTTTTTGACACGGACTTAATAAATTACGCAAAACAACGCAATATTAACTTAACGTCTTAA
- the lepB gene encoding signal peptidase I translates to MAKNNKKQKAEKEESGWKFWLQTIALTIALYAVIMLAFKFTLANERVSGPSMQPTFENGEKLLAVKHTNIQRGDVIILKAPDEPGAFYIKRVIGMPGDKIVSKNNKMYINGKLYKESFLDAGSKLKEGDGNIFAGRAYSWTYDFTLSRLAQSPEYQQIYSKSYLNKVKKTNEVPSGTYFVMGDHRTVSKDSRLIGFIKKSSIVGEVKWRYWPMNKWTIF, encoded by the coding sequence ATGGCAAAAAATAATAAGAAGCAAAAGGCAGAGAAGGAAGAATCCGGGTGGAAGTTCTGGCTGCAAACAATCGCGCTAACGATTGCTCTTTATGCAGTCATTATGTTGGCCTTTAAATTCACGCTTGCTAATGAGCGTGTTTCTGGACCTTCAATGCAACCAACGTTTGAAAACGGCGAAAAGCTATTAGCTGTTAAGCATACTAATATTCAACGTGGTGATGTAATTATTCTAAAGGCTCCAGATGAGCCTGGTGCATTTTACATCAAACGTGTAATCGGTATGCCTGGTGACAAAATTGTTTCAAAGAACAACAAAATGTACATTAACGGAAAGCTGTATAAAGAATCATTTCTTGATGCAGGTTCTAAGCTAAAAGAAGGAGATGGAAATATATTTGCCGGCCGCGCTTACAGCTGGACATATGATTTCACTCTTAGTCGTTTAGCTCAATCACCTGAATATCAACAAATTTACAGCAAGAGCTATTTGAATAAAGTTAAGAAAACAAATGAAGTTCCCTCAGGCACATACTTCGTAATGGGTGATCACAGAACTGTTTCAAAAGACAGTCGATTGATTGGATTCATCAAGAAGAGCAGCATTGTGGGCGAAGTCAAATGGCGTTATTGGCCAATGAACAAGTGGACAATCTTTTAA